CGAGCCTGTCGGTAGCAAACCGCGGATCTACACCCCGAAAGGGGCAGTCAGCAGCATCTGCCTTGAGATAGGATCTTCAAGGCATGACGCCAAGAGGGAGAGAATAGGAGTGAAGCATGCATGTCCTTTCGCTGGTATTGTCCAGATCAAGTTTTAACGGTAATTTCTCAGAACGAGACTCGCGCCTTCGGAAGACCAAAAGCGCAAGACCTCGAACACCCGTCATGCGTGCAGCAGGAAATACACTTACCAAAACCACCCTTACATGGATGTCAGATCATCCCTCTTTATGTCCCCCATCCCATAGTCGCGATGACTACTACGAAAAAGAAGCTGTTGTGAAACTGCTCCCTGGTTCAAACAGCAGTCGTACCGGCCGAGGCACCCGTCTTCTCCTCATGTCCAAGAGAGTGCCCTGTCTCGGCAACTGAGTCGGCAATTTTAAGATGCTCAAACCAGACGCCGTTGGACTTCCGCCACCACTCGGCAATCGCGATGGTAGTCACACCGCCCATAATCACAATCGCATAGTTGAACAAGCTGGAATTCTTGTTAATTGCACTATCCGAGTAGGCCGGGGCGCAAAGAACAGCGAAAGCAAACCCGTTCCATAAGAACGTAATAACAGCGGCGACCACGCCAAATCGGCCCATATCCCAAAAGCCTGGGCGAAAGGATGTACGCGTGATGAACGCGCGGCCCATTCCAACTAGACCGTATGCTGCAAGGGAACCCGCAGCCGAGGTAGAAACCAAGGTGGAGAAAGCCACTTGCGACGCGAGCTGAGTGCAGAGGAGAAGCGCGGCAATGGAGGAAATGAAGATGACAGCGTTTTGAGGCTGTTTTGACTCCGACACACGCGACAGCACGTTGCTGAATGGGAACACGCCATCGCGCGCTACGGCGAACACAAGTCGGGATACAGCAACCAAGGAGATCGAAGTGTTAAGAATTGCTCCGATCATCGAGATAATGGTCATCACAACGTGGGCATGAGGACCAAGCGCCATCGCGTACATGTTGATGAACGGCTGGGGTGCGCTAGTGTTGTAAAACGTCTCAATCGGAGGCATGCAGAAGAGAAACAAGATAATGATCGGGAAGCCGCACAGCGCAGACGCACCGGTTGCCCAGAAGATACCATTCGCGGCGGCTCTCTTGGCCGATACGGTTTCTTCTGCGACATGGCCTGAAGCATCCTGTCCCACGAGACAACTGGCGACCATGTACCAAGACAGAACCCAGTTCAGCCCGGGACTGGTCTCCCCGCCATTGTATGTAGACGTAAACACGTATTTGGCTGACTGGAAGCCGTACGTCTTGGAGACGCCGATGGGAAGCCAGATAAAGTTGAGCAGCATATCGATCATAATAACCGTCACACCCGCTCGAAACACCCAGGAGTACATGCGCGGAGGCAGGAAATTCAGCATTGTAGCTATGGCCAAGAAAAGAAGTGAGATGGCCCATGCCACGGCACGCGCTCGGACGTCGGCGGTCTTGTATGGGAAGCTCGTCTTCGGGTTAAACACGACGATATCGGAAATCAGGCAGTTGGCGACGCCGAACGAATCACTCGCGAGGAAGGCGGTCCATGCAACCAATGTCCATGCGGCAACGAGGAAGGAAATGAAGCGGCCGACTTTTCCGCCTCCCCAGGATCTGAAGGCCCAGTAGTAAATTGACCCCGCAGCTGGATAGCTTGAACAAGCTTCAGCGAGACAAGCGGCCGTGATGACCGAGAGTATGCTACCGGAGACCCAGGAGCTCCAGCTGAGAGGGTTGTTAGCGATGTGATCATTGCGAAATTGTGCGGGGAACCGCCGGCGGGAAACGCAGAACATACATAGCGGCCGGCCCGCCTCCACTGAGGGCGATGTAGAAAAGCACACGGATTCCTCCGACGCAAttcaaggccgagaaggagcAGGCGAAATTATCGAACGAGCCCCATCCTCGAGCCAAGACAGAGCGATAGCCAAGCTTTAGGAGTTCACGATCATCTTCATTAGTCACGGAAACTCCACCGGAGTTCTGGTGAGATTCGCTGGTCCGGACATCTTGCGGGGAGTTGATTACATCGAGTGCAACAACAGGTAAGGTCATGATGGTTGCTCTTTTTTAATCTGTTGTTTGAGAAGCTTGCCACTTAacaatttcttttttttttttgtttttaacaaaaagaaaaaaaagaagttgGGCTAAaataactttttttttccatgaCGACATCACGTGGGCCGATCAATTGCTTGAATGGACCCCGACACCGGGGCTTTATCTAGAGGATCTTCTGAGtcactgtttttttttttttttttttttcaagcaACATTGACAGAACCATCAAGAATTGGCTAAAAATTACAATTTCGTACCGAGTTTTTCATACAGAGGAATAAATTTATCAATTGATAGCACAACATATTAACTATTGCATGTCAGCTTACGGAGTATTGTTCCCAGGTAAAGTGGCGGGGTCAATTGACAGCGTGTCGGTTACCCCGTGCTACCTGAGTTCTGCATTTTCTGACTTTGGTGGACTTGACCGCCAATTGATCGAGAGAAATCTGGATTTAGGTACAACATGTGCGTACAATGCACAAGACCCTTACTGGAAAAAAAGTAGGAGAAGATACAAAAATAATTGGAAATCGTTAGAGGCCTTATCGGTGTCTTAATGGCGTGATCATCCATAGGCGGACCGATCACGGAGATCATGGGGTATGGATACTGGATGAGAACCGAACATAACAGTAAATTACACAAAATCCAACCGGATCCACTTCGAAACATTGGATTCTTAGTAAACTTGAGTACACACAGGTATTGTATTAAGTATCATACCGTACTGATGCCCCCTCTAACTTGCGTGTGGATTAAGGCTCCATTGGGATTAGCGTATCTTTCCTCGCCCTCCATATTTCTTTCAACATTTCCCAAACCTTTTCCCTTCTCTTTTTTcattctctctctcaaaGGCATCGGATTTGTGAAAATTCTATCCTTGAGAAccgtttcttcttttcccctttccGCACACATATCAGAATGGTTCAATCGTAAGTTGGCCCGACTGCTCTCAACAGTTGCCGAGACAATTGCTGATATTCTGGATAGATCTATTCTGGGTTTCCCCCGCATGGGAAGACTCCGTGACCTCAAGAAGGCCACCGAGGCTTACTGGGCTGACAAGATCTCCCGCGATGAGCTCCTCGCCGAGGGCAAGCGTCTTCGTCTGGAGCACTGGAAGATCCAGAAGGATGCTGGTGTCGATGTTATTCCCAGCAACGACTTCGCCTTCTACGATCAGGTCCTTGACCACCACCAACTCTTCGGAACCATTCCCGAGCGTTACTCCAAGTACAAGCTCAACCCTCTCGATGAGTACTTCGCCATGGGCCGTGGTCTCCAGAAGGAGGGCATTGATGTTCCCAGTCTGGTAGGTGCAAATCAACACAATATACCGGTCCGAATTCAGTATATACTGACTCAATCTACAGGAAATGGTCAAGTGGTTCGACTCGAACTACCACTACGTGAAGCCCACTCTCCAGGACAACCAGGAGTTCAAGCTCGCTGCTGAACCCAAGCCCCTTGTTGAGTTCCTGGAGGCCAAGGCTGCTGGCATTACCACCCGTCCCGTCCTCCTCGGTCCCGTCTCCTTCTTGACTCTCGGAAAGGCTGACCGTGGCCAGAGCGTTGACCCCATCACTCTGATTGAAAAGCTCCTTCCTCTCTACGTTGAGCTTCtgtccaagctcaaggctgcTGGTGTCGAGGATGTCCAGATTGATGAACCCGTTCTGGTCTTTGACCTTGCCGAGAAGTCCAAGGCTGCCTTCAAGCCCGTCTACGAGAAGCTCGGCGCCCTCGGTGCTCAGGCTCCCCGCATCACCTTCGCCACATACTTCGGTGACATTGTCCACAACATTGACGTCCTCGCCGACCTCCAGAACCTCCACTCTATCCACGTCGACTTGGTCCGCAACCCCGAGCAGCTCGACACCGTCGTCGCCGCTCTCGGCCCCAAGCAGATTCTCTCTGCCGGTGTTGTCGACGGACGTAACATCTGGAAGACCAACTTCAAGGCCGCCATTGAGAAGGTCGAAAAGGCTATCCAGAAGCTCGGCAAGGACCGCGTCATTGTTGCCACCTCCAGCTCTCTCCTTCATGTCCCCCACACTCTCGCCAGCGAGAAGACCCTTGATGCTGAGGTCCGCGACTGGTTCTCCTTCGCTGTTGAAAAGGCCACCGAGGTTGTCGTGATCGCCAAGGCTGTCACCGAGGGCCCCGCAGCTGTCCGTGAGC
Above is a genomic segment from Penicillium digitatum chromosome 3, complete sequence containing:
- a CDS encoding Amino acid permease, which translates into the protein MTLPVVALDVINSPQDVRTSESHQNSGGVSVTNEDDRELLKLGYRSVLARGWGSFDNFACSFSALNCVGGIRVLFYIALSGGGPAAIWSSWVSGSILSVITAACLAEACSSYPAAGSIYYWAFRSWGGGKVGRFISFLVAAWTLVAWTAFLASDSFGVANCLISDIVVFNPKTSFPYKTADVRARAVAWAISLLFLAIATMLNFLPPRMYSWVFRAGVTVIMIDMLLNFIWLPIGVSKTYGFQSAKYVFTSTYNGGETSPGLNWVLSWYMVASCLVGQDASGHVAEETVSAKRAAANGIFWATGASALCGFPIIILFLFCMPPIETFYNTSAPQPFINMYAMALGPHAHVVMTIISMIGAILNTSISLVAVSRLVFAVARDGVFPFSNVLSRVSESKQPQNAVIFISSIAALLLCTQLASQVAFSTLVSTSAAGSLAAYGLVGMGRAFITRTSFRPGFWDMGRFGVVAAVITFLWNGFAFAVLCAPAYSDSAINKNSSLFNYAIVIMGGVTTIAIAEWWRKSNGVWFEHLKIADSVAETGHSLGHEEKTGASAGTTAV